The sequence GTTTTGACATTTTCAGTTTTTAGAAAGTTATAATTTCCATTCTTTATTTGATAAATATGAATTTCTCCATTGTTTTCTGTACGATTTATAAAAGCTAGCGTGTCTTCAGAAGGAAATAGAATTTCTCGGTGTGTAGGTATATCAGATATTACTTTCCTCACAGAATTATTCTTAAGGTTAAGCTGGTAAACGGCTTGACCTTTTGAAAGTAGAAGAACATTTTCTTTTCCAGCAGATGTTTCAATTTCATTCAGGAGCTCCTCACCTTTTTCTGTATAAAGAGTCCCTCTTTTAAGGTAATAAAGTTTGTCTTCAAGCTTGTAAATGGTATCCCATTCATCAATAGGGAGAGCTAATTTTTTTTGGTTAGCTACAGATAAATCAGCATTCACATCTATTTGATATGGGGATAGGTCAAAATAAGTATAAATTGAAAAACTACCATCTTGATGATTCTCTACCCATGGGATATTTTTAGATGTAATTTTCCCAACTGGTGTGCTTCGGCTAAAATTCTCACTCGGTTGTTCTGATATCTTGTCCAGTGTTATGAAAAAAGAAAAGGAAAAAAACAACATTAGTAATATGACGGGCAACAAAATAAATAACTTATTCTGGATCCAAGACTTTATGCGTTTCATTTAAGTGCCCCCTAAATATAATAAAACTCCATCTCATTTTATCACATATAATCTGAAAAAAGTGAAAAAACTGACCTGCAAGGAGATCAGTTTTTTCACTATGTTTGTTACTCTTCATCTACAGTTCCATGAGCAAGTCTGCTTGATGCAGCTGCAGCTATGGCACCCACTATATCATCTAAATACGTATGGCATTGGCCAGATGATTTATCATTCAGAGATTCTAAAATGCCTGGTTTCATTTTGTCGATGTATCCGTAATTTGTAAAACCGATGGAGCCATAAACATTCACTATCGATAGAGCGATTACTTCATCAACCCCATACAAGCTCTCATCGGTTTCAATGATTTCTTGTAAAGGTGCTTCGAGCATCTTCTTTTCTGCTAATCTGTCTAGTTGAATCCCAGTTAAGACAGCATTCTGCACTTCTCTTTTTGACAAGACTCGGTCTACATTTTCTATACACAGATCCATGCTAAGAGTTTCATGATATTTTGATTGTAAAAAATAAACTAATTCTCCGATATCCTTTAGTGTTACTCCTCGCTCCTCCATCCATTTCCTTGCTGTTTCTTCTAACTTACTCATCTTCTTTTCCATCCAATCACCCATTTCTAAGTTATTCATTATATTTATTTGTTTATTTTCTATGTCTATGACAAATTTTATTATTTGTTATTTATTCTTTATTAGTAATTCGTGCCATATTCTAATGTATCTATACATAAATTTAGTAGAAAAGTGTGTGGGGAGGGTTCTTGTTGAAAGATATTATAGAAGAAGGATTCGGACAAAAAGTTAAGGATGTTATTTCTATAGGGGGAAATCAGCTCTATCGGACAGAGGAAGGACTATATGCTCCCAGAGTAACTTATATGGAGGAGCAGGAATGGTATGAACGGCGTGAGGTAAGTGAGTTCTTTCAAAAGAGAGGATTATTCGCGGTAGGTCAACCTGCTTTATATGGGGAAAAACCTTTTTTGGAACATGATGGAATGAAATATATGTTTAGCTATTTCTCCTATGATGCTTTACAAAATCAGGTATCACCAGGAGAGTTTGTTGCGCGATTTCATGTAATTGGACAGGAATATCCTTATATGCCAAACTTTTTTTCGAATTACGGAAGATGGAAGGCGCTTTGGGAGCAAAAACTGGCCGTTTTTGAGCAATGGATTGCAAGAAGACAACAGCTTTCCATTACATCTACCTTTGATTCTCTACTGATGGACACATATCCATATTGGATTTCACTTGCTGAAAATTCTATCCAGTATATTGGCGAGACGGAAAAAGATCCTCGCTTTGACCAATCTGATCAAGGAACGTTTACGTTTCAACGATTTCATTTATTAAAAAATAAAGGCATGGTCTTTCCAGATGAGATTGTTTTTGACCATCCTACTAGAGATTTAGCTGAGTTTGTTCGAGGAGTATGGTTAGATGATAAAAGAAAAGGAGAGGATATCCGTCATTTTTTAAATCATTATTTTGTAAAACGTGATCTCTCTGTATTTTCTTGGAGAATGTTGTATTCGCGATTATTGTTTCCTGCTCACTTCATGGATGTCATTGTGGATGCCATGAATGATGATCCAGACGTTGAATGGTTGGGAAGGAATTATGCTCAACTGTTAAAAAAGCAGAACCATTATGAAAAAGAACTATTACGATTTTTCTCTTTTGTTAATATCCCTTATGAGAATTGGAAGATTCCAATTTTAGATTGGTAATAGGCTTTCCTATGATATGATTAGATAAAGAAGTAGTCATGGGAGGGATGCTTTTTGGGAAAGCCTTATGTTTTTATTACAAGAAAATTGCCTGATGAAGTTGTTGAGCCTTTTCTAGTGGAGTTTGAAGTAAACATGTGGCCGCATGAAGGGATTCCTGTAGACTCTGAAACTCTATATTCAGAAGTGGAAAAGGCAGACGGACTTCTGACTATGTTAACGGACCCTATTGATGAATCGCTAATCGATCGTGGAAAACGAATCAAAATCATCGCTAACATGGCAGTTGGATATGATAACATTGATGTTTCTTATGCTGAACAAAAGGGAGTTATCGTAACAAATACTCCAGATGTATTAACAGAAACAACTGCTGATTTGACATTTGCCTTATTGATGGCAACTGCGAGAAGAATTGTAGAGGCAGAACAGTTTATTCGCGAAAATAGGTGGGAAAATTGGGGCCCCTTGCTTCTAGCAGGTAAGGATATTCATCATAAAACGATAGGCATCGTGGGCATGGGGAGAATTGGACAAGAGGTTGCGAGAAGAGCAAAGGGTTTTTCAATGAACATTCTTTATCACAATCGTTCGCGAAAGCTTGAGATAGAACAAGAGTTAAGAGCACGTTATTTACCCTTTGAAGACCTTTTGCGGGAATCAGACTACGTAGTTTGTCTCACTCCTTTAACACCAGATACAAAAGGTTTGTTTGATGAAAAAGCTTTTAAACTCATGAAAAGAGATAGTGTGTTTATTAATGTTTCAAGGGGACCTACGTGTGATGAACAGGCGCTGTTCGAAGCACTTTCTTCAGGAGAAATTGGGGCTGCAGGTCTTGATGTTTTTGAAAAAGAGCCTATCTCAGCAGATCATCCTCTCCTCACTTTACCTAATGTAGTGGCTCTGCCGCATATTGGATCATCTTCTGAAGAAACACGAATAAGCATGGTGCGATTATGTCTAGAAAATATATCCCTTGTCTTAAAGGGAATGTCCCCTAAAACAAAGGTAAATCCTTAAAAAAAGCTTGCAGTTGTATTATTCATAAACTGCAAGCTTTTTTTGATGCAAATACCTAGGATATGAGACAATGAGTTAATATTAGATTATTTTTAAGAACAATGACATCAAATTCTGTAGTTTTGTCATAATCTCTTGTCACTATTCCTTAAAATCGATATAATGTCCTTTATATATATACATGTGTGCACTTAAAAAAGACAAAAGGCAGCGAAGGAGAGGGAACGAATGAGGGATGAAGAGATAAAAATAGGTCTTCTTGGTTTAGGAACAGTTGGTAGTGGAGTCGTTCATATCTTGCAAAATCATCAGGAACAGATTATGCACCAAGTAGGGTGTCCAGTCGTCCTTAAAAAAATTTTAGTTAAAGACGTTCAAAAAAAACGGGAGACCCCTTTACAAGAAAATATATTGACCGATCAGCCTAGTGATCTTCTTGAAGATTCAGAGCTCGATATATTAATTGAAGTAATGGGTGGAGTAAATGGAACCTATGAAATCTTGAAAAGAGCTGTTAAGAACGGAAAACATATTGTTACAGCCAATAAAGATTTAATGGCTGTCCATGGTTCGGAATTATTAAGATTGGCTAAAGAGAATCAGGTAGATATTTTTTATGAAGCTAGTGTAGCTGGAGGAATCCCAATCATTCGTGCTTTGGCAGAAGGCCTTGCCTCTGATCGCATCACAAAATTAATGGGAATTGTGAATGGAACAACGAATTATATTTTAACCAAAATGACCGATGAACAACGAGTGTTTGAAGATGTCTTAAAGGAAGCTCAAGATCTTGGTTATGCAGAAGCAGATCCAACGTCAGATGTAGATGGACTTGATGCGGCTAGGAAAATGACAATCCTAGCGACATTAGCCTTCTCTACTAATGTTGATCTTGATGATGTAGAAATTGAAGGTATTCGACATATTAATGAACAGGATATTAAATTCGCAGAGCAGCTTGGGTATCGTATCAAACTAATTGGTATAGCGGCTAAGGATGATGATAAGTTGGAAGTTAGTGTTCAGCCCGTTTTACTCCCCATTGATCATCCACTAGCGGGAATCAAGGATGAGTTTAATGCTGTTTATGTATATGGGGAAGCGGTGGGTGAAACGATGTTTTATGGCCCAGGGGCTGGAAAGCTACCAACTGCAACTGCTATTGTTTCTGATTTAATTGCCGTTGTTAAAAACCTGAGACTTGGGGTGACTGGAAATTCTTATATCATTCCTCAGTATAATAAACAACTAAAAAGTTTGGATGAAATCTATGCCAAGTTTTTTATTCGGCTTAAAGTTGAGGATCAACCGGGAACATTTCTAGCTCTTACAACCATCTTTACAGAAACTGGTGTTAGTTTCGATAAAATTCTCCAATTGCCAGTTCCCGATGAAAAGGCAGCTGAGGTCATTATGATTACACATACAGCTAGTAAGCGGCAAATGGAAAGTATTATGAAGAAATTAGAAAATAAAGAAGTCGTCCATCAAATTAAAAGCTGTTATCGAGTGGAGGGAGATTAATAGGATGAGCAAATGGAAAGGACTTTTAGAAGAATATAAGGATTTATTGCCAGTTGGCTCAAATACCCCAAAAATAACCTTGAATGAAGGGAATACACCTCTTATTCATTTAAATCGGCTCTCTGAAAAACTAGGGATAGAGGCTTACGCAAAGGTTGAAGGAGCGAATCCAACTGGCTCTTTTAAGGATCGCGGTATGGTTATGGCTATTGCTAAAGCCGTAGAAGAGGGCTCCAAGGCTGTTATTTGTGCATCTACTGGAAACACTTCAGCTTCAGCAGCGGCTTATGCAGCTCGTTCGGGGCTCCGCTGTATTATTGTTATTCCAGAAGGAAAAATCGCTCAAGGAAAACTTGCTCAAGCATACATGTATGGTGCAGAAGTATTTGAAATAAAGGGGAACTTTGATCAGGCTCTTCAAGTGGTTCGTCAAATTGCTGAAAACGATGCCGTTACTCTCGTGAATTCTGTGAACCCCTATCGTATTGATGGGCAACAGACTGCAGCCTTTGAAATTTGTGATGTTCTAGGGGATGCCCCAGACTATCTTTGCATACCTGTTGGAAATGCAGGTAATATTACTGCCTATTGGAAAGGATTTAAAGCTTACCATGAAAAATTCGATTACAAACTTCCACGCATGATGGGTTTTGAGGCAAGTGGATCAGCAGCAATCGTAAGAGATAAGGTGATTGAAAGCCCAGAAACGATTGCCACTGCTATTCGAATCGGAAATCCTGCGAGCTGGAAGGGTGCCGTTGATGCAAGGGACTCTTCTGGAGGAATCATTGATGAAGTGACAGACGAAGAAATTGTGGAAGCCTATCATTGGCTTGCTCAGAATGAAGGGATCTTTGCTGAACCAGCTTCTTGTGCCTCTATTGCCGGACTTATGAAATCGGTAGACGCAGGTCACATTCAAAAAGGTTCTACTGTTGTTTGTGTGCTCACTGGAAATGGCCTGAAAGATCCGGTTACGGCGATTGAAACGAATTCCTTAACTCCAAGAGTGCTATCAGGAAGCTTAGATGATATTTATGATGAAATTAAGAAAGGAATCGAGGCATGAAGATTCGAGTTCCAGGAAGCACTTCAAATTTAGGAGCTGGATTTGATTCAATCGGATTAGCCATTAATCGGTATCTTGAAATCGAAGCGAAGGAACAGGAAGAGTGGGAGTTTTTTTCAAAAGACCAAGAATTGTCTCAACTTCCTCGTGGAAAGGATAACTTAATTTATGAAGCCTTTCATTTTACTGAAAAATGGATTGGTTGTCCAGAATGGAAGAAGGGTTATCGAGTATCTGTTAAAAGTGAAGTTCCTCTTTCAAGAGGGCTAGGAAGTAGCTCTACGGCTATTGTAGCTGGAATAGAATTAGCCAATCAGGCACATCAATTGGGATTGTCACCGGAAGAAAAAGTTAAAATCGGGACTGACTATGAAGGACATCCGGATAATGTGGCACCAGCCATTTTAGGTGGAGGAGTTATTGCTTTATGGGTAGAAGGAAAACTCTTTTATGACCGATTTTTATGTCCTGGTGTCTCTTTAGTGGTATTTGTTCCTGCCTACCATGTCCCAACAAAGGAAGCTCGTGAAATTTTACCTAAAGAACTTTTACATAGTGATGCAATCCGTGGTAGTGCAGTTGCTAATCTACTTGTTGCGGGAATAAAAAATGCTGATTGGAAAATGGTTGGTGAAATGTCGGAAATGGATATATTCCACGAACCGTATCGAAAGTCTATTTTGCCAGATTTTTTAGCTATTAAATCCTTTATGAAAAAGGAAGGAGCTTTTGGTACATTTTTAAGTGGTGCAGGTCCAACGATGATCAGTTTTGTTTCTCCTCAAGTCGTTAAGGAGAACATTACTCGGTGGAAGGCATCGTTTCCTGATATATTGATTGAGGAAATGAATGTAAGTCAAACAGGAGTAGAGGTATGTAAAGAAGGGGATTAAGAAAAATACAAGCGTCCCTCGAAACAAGTAATTTTCTTGTTTCAAGGGGCAGCTCATCGACTAGAGTCGGTTCCTTCCTCTCAAATCGATAAGGATTATCAGAAAAGAAAAAAAACAAGAAAGCATCCTAAATCTAGTGTTGTGGCCACAGCAAC comes from Bacillaceae bacterium S4-13-56 and encodes:
- a CDS encoding phosphatidylglycerophosphatase A; the encoded protein is MEKKMSKLEETARKWMEERGVTLKDIGELVYFLQSKYHETLSMDLCIENVDRVLSKREVQNAVLTGIQLDRLAEKKMLEAPLQEIIETDESLYGVDEVIALSIVNVYGSIGFTNYGYIDKMKPGILESLNDKSSGQCHTYLDDIVGAIAAAASSRLAHGTVDEE
- a CDS encoding D-glycerate dehydrogenase, translating into MGKPYVFITRKLPDEVVEPFLVEFEVNMWPHEGIPVDSETLYSEVEKADGLLTMLTDPIDESLIDRGKRIKIIANMAVGYDNIDVSYAEQKGVIVTNTPDVLTETTADLTFALLMATARRIVEAEQFIRENRWENWGPLLLAGKDIHHKTIGIVGMGRIGQEVARRAKGFSMNILYHNRSRKLEIEQELRARYLPFEDLLRESDYVVCLTPLTPDTKGLFDEKAFKLMKRDSVFINVSRGPTCDEQALFEALSSGEIGAAGLDVFEKEPISADHPLLTLPNVVALPHIGSSSEETRISMVRLCLENISLVLKGMSPKTKVNP
- a CDS encoding homoserine dehydrogenase, whose translation is MRDEEIKIGLLGLGTVGSGVVHILQNHQEQIMHQVGCPVVLKKILVKDVQKKRETPLQENILTDQPSDLLEDSELDILIEVMGGVNGTYEILKRAVKNGKHIVTANKDLMAVHGSELLRLAKENQVDIFYEASVAGGIPIIRALAEGLASDRITKLMGIVNGTTNYILTKMTDEQRVFEDVLKEAQDLGYAEADPTSDVDGLDAARKMTILATLAFSTNVDLDDVEIEGIRHINEQDIKFAEQLGYRIKLIGIAAKDDDKLEVSVQPVLLPIDHPLAGIKDEFNAVYVYGEAVGETMFYGPGAGKLPTATAIVSDLIAVVKNLRLGVTGNSYIIPQYNKQLKSLDEIYAKFFIRLKVEDQPGTFLALTTIFTETGVSFDKILQLPVPDEKAAEVIMITHTASKRQMESIMKKLENKEVVHQIKSCYRVEGD
- the thrC gene encoding threonine synthase; translated protein: MSKWKGLLEEYKDLLPVGSNTPKITLNEGNTPLIHLNRLSEKLGIEAYAKVEGANPTGSFKDRGMVMAIAKAVEEGSKAVICASTGNTSASAAAYAARSGLRCIIVIPEGKIAQGKLAQAYMYGAEVFEIKGNFDQALQVVRQIAENDAVTLVNSVNPYRIDGQQTAAFEICDVLGDAPDYLCIPVGNAGNITAYWKGFKAYHEKFDYKLPRMMGFEASGSAAIVRDKVIESPETIATAIRIGNPASWKGAVDARDSSGGIIDEVTDEEIVEAYHWLAQNEGIFAEPASCASIAGLMKSVDAGHIQKGSTVVCVLTGNGLKDPVTAIETNSLTPRVLSGSLDDIYDEIKKGIEA
- the thrB gene encoding homoserine kinase translates to MKIRVPGSTSNLGAGFDSIGLAINRYLEIEAKEQEEWEFFSKDQELSQLPRGKDNLIYEAFHFTEKWIGCPEWKKGYRVSVKSEVPLSRGLGSSSTAIVAGIELANQAHQLGLSPEEKVKIGTDYEGHPDNVAPAILGGGVIALWVEGKLFYDRFLCPGVSLVVFVPAYHVPTKEAREILPKELLHSDAIRGSAVANLLVAGIKNADWKMVGEMSEMDIFHEPYRKSILPDFLAIKSFMKKEGAFGTFLSGAGPTMISFVSPQVVKENITRWKASFPDILIEEMNVSQTGVEVCKEGD